A single genomic interval of Mucilaginibacter boryungensis harbors:
- a CDS encoding phosphohexomutase domain-containing protein → MIKIKFGTDGWRAIIADDFTVENVKRVAYATALWLKKEFKEPSAVVGCDPRFAGPLFADVTTAVLASQGVKVFRAENTFVSTPMISLGTVRHKTSAGIIITASHNPPSYNGYKIKASYGGPATPDDIAKVESTIPDTIDLQLKSVADYQKDGLVEFTNLEDMYVAHVENSFDLETIRTCGMNWAYDAMYGAGQNVMRRLFPDITFLHCDHNPGFDGQAPEPIQRNLQEFEDIIKLSDGEIASGLVTDGDADRIGLYDQDGKFVDSHHILLLLIHYMHKVKKQNGEVYSTFSCTSKIQKLCDAYGLNNTVTPIGFKYICDLIVNSGKPFLVGGEESGGIATAGHIPERDGVWIGLIIWEFMAKTGRSLSDLVQEIYDVVGSFAVERYDLHVTEELKQSIISKSKSNSYPSFGDYQVVHTEDLDGFKFFFEDGTWVMIRPSGTEPVLRVYAEASDSAASFKILDATKATLLG, encoded by the coding sequence ATGATCAAAATTAAATTTGGCACGGATGGCTGGAGAGCCATTATTGCAGACGACTTTACCGTTGAGAATGTTAAACGTGTAGCTTATGCTACTGCCTTATGGTTAAAAAAGGAATTTAAAGAACCATCTGCTGTTGTAGGTTGCGACCCGCGTTTTGCAGGGCCGCTGTTTGCTGATGTTACCACGGCCGTATTGGCATCGCAGGGTGTAAAGGTTTTTCGTGCTGAAAACACATTCGTATCTACGCCCATGATATCGTTAGGTACCGTCCGTCATAAAACTTCGGCAGGTATCATTATTACCGCCAGCCATAATCCGCCATCGTATAATGGATATAAGATCAAAGCATCGTATGGTGGCCCTGCTACACCTGATGATATCGCGAAAGTTGAATCAACTATTCCCGATACTATCGACCTGCAGTTAAAATCTGTAGCCGATTATCAGAAAGATGGCCTGGTTGAGTTTACAAATCTTGAAGACATGTATGTGGCCCACGTTGAAAACTCGTTCGACCTGGAAACGATCCGCACTTGCGGAATGAACTGGGCCTATGATGCGATGTATGGCGCCGGCCAAAACGTAATGCGCCGCCTGTTCCCTGATATTACCTTTTTGCATTGTGACCATAATCCCGGCTTTGACGGCCAGGCACCTGAGCCCATCCAGCGTAACCTACAGGAATTTGAAGATATAATTAAACTATCTGATGGCGAGATTGCCAGCGGCCTGGTTACCGATGGCGACGCCGACCGTATTGGCTTATATGACCAGGATGGCAAGTTTGTGGATTCCCATCATATCCTGCTATTGCTGATCCATTACATGCACAAGGTTAAAAAGCAAAATGGCGAAGTGTATTCAACTTTTAGCTGTACCAGCAAGATCCAAAAACTGTGCGATGCCTACGGCCTGAATAACACGGTTACCCCAATAGGTTTCAAATATATTTGCGACCTGATCGTAAACTCGGGTAAACCATTCCTGGTGGGCGGTGAAGAATCGGGCGGTATTGCTACTGCCGGTCACATCCCCGAGCGCGATGGCGTTTGGATAGGCCTGATCATTTGGGAGTTTATGGCAAAAACAGGCCGCTCGTTAAGTGACCTGGTACAGGAAATTTATGATGTGGTAGGCTCATTTGCCGTTGAACGTTATGACCTGCATGTAACCGAGGAATTGAAACAAAGCATCATATCAAAAAGCAAATCGAATAGCTATCCGTCATTCGGCGATTACCAGGTGGTGCATACAGAAGACCTTGACGGCTTTAAATTCTTTTTTGAAGATGGCACCTGGGTAATGATCCGTCCATCTGGTACAGAGCCTGTGTTGCGGGTATATGCCGAGGCTTCAGATTCAGCTGCATCATTTAAAATATTGGATGCAACGAAGGCTACCTTGCTTGGGTAA
- a CDS encoding acyl-CoA carboxylase subunit beta: MDIEFNKNEDFNKHLAFDVTTRLKQIYKGGGDKAAAKQKEKGKMLARERIAYLIDKGKPWLEVGAFVADGMYAEHGGCPSGGVVCGIGYVSGRQCVIVANDATVKAGAWFPITAKKNLRAQEIAIENRLPIIYLVDSAGVYLPLQDEIFPDKEHFGRIFRNNAQMSSMGIIQISAIMGSCVAGGAYLPIMSDEAMIVEGTGSVFLAGSYLVKSAIGEDVDNETLGGATTHCEISGVTDYKQPNDQACLDSIRNIMSMTGDYTKAGFDRIKPADPKKNPQDIYGILPDNREKQYDMMEIIDRLVDNSEFEEYKAGYGQSIICGLGRVDGWAVGIVANQRKVLKSKKGEMQFGGVIYSDSADKATRFIMNCNQKKIPLVFLQDVTGFMVGSRSEQGGIIKDGAKMVNAVANSVVPKFTIVVGNSYGAGNYAMCGKAYDPRLIYAWPSAKIAVMGGAQAAKVLVQMQSAGLKAKGEAIDQQKEDELLQQTTERYNSQTTPYYAAARLWVDGIIDPLETRKVISMGIEAANHAPIEKPFNVGVIQT; encoded by the coding sequence ATGGATATTGAATTTAACAAGAACGAAGACTTTAATAAGCACCTTGCGTTTGATGTAACCACGCGCCTTAAACAGATATATAAAGGCGGTGGCGACAAAGCAGCGGCTAAGCAAAAAGAGAAAGGCAAAATGCTGGCCCGCGAGCGCATTGCCTACCTTATTGATAAAGGTAAGCCCTGGCTGGAAGTAGGAGCGTTTGTTGCCGATGGCATGTATGCCGAACATGGCGGCTGTCCTTCGGGTGGGGTGGTTTGCGGCATTGGGTATGTATCGGGTAGGCAATGTGTTATTGTGGCTAACGATGCTACTGTGAAGGCCGGTGCCTGGTTCCCTATTACGGCTAAAAAGAACCTGCGTGCCCAGGAAATAGCCATAGAAAACCGTTTGCCTATTATTTACCTTGTTGATTCAGCGGGTGTATACCTGCCCCTGCAGGATGAGATATTCCCCGATAAAGAACACTTTGGCCGCATCTTTCGCAATAACGCGCAAATGAGCAGCATGGGCATCATCCAGATCTCGGCTATTATGGGCTCGTGTGTGGCTGGTGGCGCCTATTTACCCATCATGAGCGATGAAGCCATGATAGTTGAAGGTACAGGTTCGGTTTTCCTTGCCGGTTCATATCTGGTGAAATCGGCCATTGGGGAGGATGTGGATAATGAAACCCTGGGCGGCGCTACTACCCATTGCGAAATATCAGGAGTAACAGATTACAAACAACCAAACGACCAGGCCTGCCTGGATTCCATTCGCAATATTATGAGCATGACCGGCGACTACACCAAAGCCGGTTTCGACCGCATTAAGCCTGCCGATCCTAAAAAGAACCCGCAGGACATTTACGGGATACTGCCCGATAACCGAGAGAAGCAATATGACATGATGGAAATTATTGACCGCCTGGTTGATAATTCCGAATTTGAGGAATATAAGGCTGGTTACGGCCAGTCAATTATTTGCGGTTTAGGCCGTGTTGATGGCTGGGCTGTGGGGATAGTGGCCAATCAGCGGAAAGTGCTGAAGTCTAAAAAAGGTGAGATGCAGTTTGGCGGGGTCATCTATTCTGACTCGGCTGATAAGGCTACGCGCTTTATTATGAATTGTAACCAGAAAAAAATCCCGCTGGTGTTTTTGCAGGATGTCACCGGTTTTATGGTGGGCAGCCGTAGCGAACAGGGCGGCATTATAAAGGACGGCGCTAAAATGGTGAATGCCGTAGCCAACTCGGTAGTGCCTAAATTTACTATAGTGGTAGGCAATTCATATGGTGCGGGCAACTATGCCATGTGCGGTAAAGCTTACGACCCACGGCTGATCTACGCCTGGCCATCGGCTAAAATAGCAGTGATGGGCGGCGCGCAGGCAGCTAAGGTTTTGGTGCAAATGCAATCGGCAGGGTTAAAAGCCAAAGGTGAAGCTATAGACCAGCAGAAAGAAGATGAACTGTTACAGCAAACTACCGAGCGTTATAACAGCCAAACCACGCCATATTATGCTGCCGCAAGGCTTTGGGTTGATGGGATCATCGACCCGCTGGAGACACGTAAGGTAATATCCATGGGGATAGAGGCGGCTAACCATGCACCTATAGAGAAACCGTTTAACGTGGGGGTAATACAAACATAG
- a CDS encoding LOG family protein, which translates to MKSICVFCGANFNGDPILKQAVEQLAQVMAMRNISLVFGGGKVGVMGLMADAMIANGGKTIGVIPQFLMDKEVGHTGLTELHIVENMHQRKQMMNDLCDGIIMLPGGFGTLEEFFEVLTWLQLGLHHHPVGILNVNGFYDFLLKQMDVMVEQRFLKPTNRELVITSADPIELVTLMSNFTVKPDEVWFRDRNLT; encoded by the coding sequence ATGAAATCCATCTGCGTTTTCTGCGGTGCCAATTTTAATGGCGACCCTATACTAAAACAAGCGGTTGAACAACTGGCACAGGTAATGGCTATGCGCAATATCTCGCTGGTATTTGGCGGCGGCAAGGTAGGGGTAATGGGCCTGATGGCCGATGCTATGATAGCTAACGGCGGTAAAACTATTGGCGTTATCCCGCAGTTTTTAATGGATAAGGAAGTTGGCCATACTGGTTTAACCGAACTACACATTGTAGAGAACATGCATCAGCGCAAGCAAATGATGAACGACCTGTGCGATGGCATTATTATGCTGCCCGGTGGCTTTGGTACGCTGGAAGAATTTTTTGAGGTACTGACCTGGCTGCAATTAGGCTTGCACCATCACCCGGTAGGGATATTAAATGTAAATGGTTTTTACGATTTCCTGCTAAAGCAAATGGATGTAATGGTAGAACAGCGGTTCCTGAAACCGACAAACCGTGAGCTGGTGATCACCTCAGCCGACCCGATAGAGCTAGTAACGCTAATGAGTAATTTTACCGTCAAACCCGATGAGGTTTGGTTCAGGGACAGGAATTTGACTTAA
- a CDS encoding dipeptidase: MKKILLPALLCLGVCVNAQQAKKIRQKAILIDTHNDALSNQLITGADLAKQQTVGNFDLVRAKQGGLDVQVFSIWCDETNGAGKAYAMANREIDSLYALAKRNPDKMVLVHTAAGLQKGLEQQKFVAMIGVEGGHMIEDRLDYIDSLAKRGMKYLTLTWNNSTAWATSARDETHHKAELPHIGLTDFGKQIVHHLNDLGVMVDISHVGEQTFYDVLATTRKPVIASHSCAYALNPNQRNLKDNQLKALAKNGGVVFVNFYSGFVDSTYSRKAGAFMRTHSAELDSLVNVFHDRDLASIRLSQLHQQEASQIRPPLSMLIKHIDYMVKLIGVDHVGIGSDFDGSESFPLELDDVRDYPKVTAELLKLNYTEKDIDKILGGNFIRVLKANEQK; this comes from the coding sequence ATGAAAAAAATATTGTTGCCGGCTTTACTTTGTTTGGGGGTATGTGTAAACGCACAGCAGGCAAAAAAAATACGCCAGAAAGCCATTTTGATAGATACGCATAACGATGCCTTATCAAACCAGCTAATTACCGGTGCCGATTTAGCCAAACAACAAACAGTAGGAAATTTCGACCTGGTGCGGGCCAAACAAGGCGGGCTTGATGTGCAGGTTTTTTCCATTTGGTGCGATGAAACAAATGGCGCCGGTAAAGCATATGCTATGGCTAATCGCGAGATAGATTCGCTTTATGCCCTGGCTAAACGGAACCCGGATAAAATGGTATTGGTACACACCGCTGCCGGTCTGCAAAAAGGGTTGGAGCAACAAAAGTTTGTGGCCATGATAGGCGTAGAAGGCGGCCACATGATTGAAGACAGGCTGGATTATATAGATAGCCTTGCCAAACGCGGCATGAAGTACCTGACACTTACCTGGAACAATAGTACCGCCTGGGCAACATCGGCCAGGGATGAAACACACCACAAAGCCGAACTACCGCATATAGGGTTAACCGATTTTGGTAAACAAATAGTGCACCATCTGAACGACCTGGGCGTAATGGTTGATATATCGCACGTTGGCGAACAAACTTTTTACGACGTGCTGGCAACTACCCGTAAACCCGTAATCGCTTCGCATAGCTGTGCTTATGCTTTAAACCCCAATCAACGTAATTTAAAGGATAACCAGTTAAAAGCGCTGGCAAAGAACGGGGGAGTAGTGTTTGTTAATTTTTACAGCGGGTTTGTGGATAGTACCTATAGCCGCAAAGCCGGTGCTTTTATGCGTACGCACAGTGCAGAACTGGATTCACTGGTCAATGTATTCCACGATCGCGACCTGGCCAGCATCCGTTTAAGCCAATTGCACCAGCAGGAGGCATCGCAGATCCGCCCGCCATTAAGTATGCTGATCAAGCATATTGATTATATGGTGAAACTGATAGGGGTCGATCACGTGGGCATAGGGTCAGACTTTGACGGTTCAGAATCATTTCCGCTGGAATTGGATGATGTGCGCGATTATCCAAAAGTTACGGCCGAATTATTGAAACTGAATTATACTGAAAAGGATATTGATAAGATACTGGGTGGTAACTTTATCAGGGTGTTGAAGGCGAATGAGCAGAAGTAA
- the trxB gene encoding thioredoxin-disulfide reductase — MSQETEHVKCLIIGSGPAGYTAAIYASRADLKPVLYTGILAGGQLTQTTEVENYPGYPDGIQGPEMMENFRRQAERLGTDIRFGYITSVDFSSLPHKVVVDETKTILADTVIISTGASAKWLGLESEQKYNGFGVSACAVCDGFFFRGQDVAIVGAGDTAAEEATYLAKLCKKVYMLVRRDEFRASKAMMHRVLNTHNIEILYNTETKEILGDGLNVTGVRVHNNKTNDEKTLDVTGFFVAIGHHPNTDIFKGWLDMDETGYIKTKPGTTYTNIEGVFCCGDAQDHVYRQAVTAAGTGCMAAIDAERYLAAKEHAVIA, encoded by the coding sequence ATGTCTCAAGAAACTGAACACGTTAAATGCCTTATTATAGGCTCGGGCCCGGCAGGTTACACTGCCGCCATATACGCATCGCGCGCTGATTTGAAACCGGTGCTTTATACCGGTATTTTAGCCGGCGGCCAGCTTACCCAAACCACCGAGGTTGAGAATTATCCCGGTTACCCGGATGGTATACAAGGCCCCGAGATGATGGAGAACTTCCGCAGGCAGGCCGAACGCCTGGGTACCGATATCCGCTTTGGTTATATTACATCGGTTGATTTTAGCAGCCTGCCGCATAAAGTTGTGGTTGATGAAACAAAGACTATCCTGGCCGATACGGTGATCATCTCTACCGGTGCATCTGCCAAATGGCTGGGTTTGGAATCCGAACAAAAATATAACGGTTTTGGTGTATCGGCCTGTGCCGTCTGTGATGGGTTCTTTTTCCGCGGACAGGATGTAGCTATTGTTGGTGCCGGCGATACCGCTGCCGAGGAAGCTACTTACTTAGCCAAACTTTGTAAAAAAGTGTATATGCTGGTTAGGCGTGATGAATTCCGTGCCTCGAAAGCAATGATGCACCGTGTGTTGAATACCCATAATATTGAGATATTATACAATACCGAAACAAAAGAAATTTTGGGCGATGGCCTGAATGTGACTGGGGTTAGGGTACACAACAATAAAACCAACGACGAGAAGACCCTGGATGTGACCGGCTTTTTTGTAGCCATTGGCCACCACCCCAATACCGATATTTTTAAAGGCTGGCTGGATATGGACGAAACAGGTTATATTAAAACCAAACCCGGTACCACCTACACCAACATTGAAGGCGTATTTTGCTGCGGCGACGCGCAGGACCATGTTTACCGCCAGGCGGTTACCGCCGCGGGTACCGGCTGTATGGCCGCTATTGATGCCGAGCGCTACCTGGCTGCTAAGGAGCATGCGGTGATCGCATAA
- a CDS encoding family 20 glycosylhydrolase, protein MYKKSALFVFVCLVVANIVKAQVADLNMGIIPAPVSVKKVPGEFVLSQETIIAADSVDNKAVKFFTDLLHSKYNLHNQLKANTGSGSNNTIILTANGTDNLPAEGYRLNITPQQVIISGKGAGLFYGIQTLIQLLPLNHGATVKLPCVQVEDYPRFGYRGLHLDVCRHFFSVEFVKKYIDLMAAYKLNNFHWHLTDDQGWRIEIKKYPRLTSVGSMRAQTLIGRYTNRDQQFDGIPHGGFYTQDEIRDVIKYAADRYINIVPEIEMPGHSLAAIAAYPELSCNPSKPYKVGEVWGVTTDVYCPSEYTFNFLQDVLTEVIDLFPSKYIHIGGDEVPKDAWKKSEFCQKLIKRLKLKDEHGLQSYFIQRMEKFVNSKGRSIIGWDEILEGGLAPNATVMSWRGEAGGIAAARQNHNVIMTPGSGGLYFDHGQGPASREPLSIGGNEPISKVYNYNPVPAVLSPDQQKYILGVQANLWTEYIQTEEKAEYFLLPRLFALSEVAWTPLANKDINNFNLRLPKHLAWLDRNGFNYRLTPAIGAIDTMSIGNKLDVNLTPPVEGAKIYYTLDGFKPGETTLLYDHPFTIDVPEGHYRELKTVVITPAGHRSLISHAMVSNISPLAPVTFEGTTPGVKYKVVSGVFTDASQLDAAPVIDSGVTKSFNTMPFKKNKTYGVIFTGYIRIDNDGKYIFATRQEDGASILLDDQVVVLNDAKHNLYHDGGEVLLQKGWHKFTLKYFDGGTSTTNTLRVYMTIPGKPKGELSAESIYN, encoded by the coding sequence ATGTATAAAAAGTCTGCGTTGTTTGTATTTGTGTGTTTAGTTGTAGCAAACATTGTTAAAGCCCAGGTAGCCGATCTGAATATGGGCATCATCCCTGCACCTGTTTCAGTTAAAAAAGTTCCGGGCGAATTTGTATTGAGCCAGGAAACGATCATCGCTGCCGATAGCGTGGATAATAAAGCCGTAAAGTTTTTTACCGATTTACTGCACAGCAAATACAACCTGCATAATCAATTGAAAGCCAATACAGGCTCTGGCAGTAATAACACTATTATATTAACCGCAAATGGCACCGATAATTTACCGGCCGAGGGTTACAGGTTAAACATCACTCCGCAGCAGGTAATAATTTCGGGGAAGGGCGCAGGCCTGTTTTATGGGATACAAACCTTAATACAGCTATTGCCGCTAAACCATGGCGCAACGGTAAAGCTTCCGTGTGTACAGGTTGAAGATTATCCCCGTTTTGGCTACCGTGGTTTACATTTAGATGTTTGCCGCCATTTTTTCAGCGTGGAGTTTGTGAAGAAATACATCGACCTGATGGCGGCCTACAAACTGAACAACTTTCACTGGCATTTAACCGATGACCAGGGCTGGCGGATAGAGATCAAAAAATATCCAAGGTTAACATCGGTAGGCAGCATGCGCGCGCAGACACTTATCGGCCGCTACACCAATCGTGACCAGCAATTTGATGGTATCCCCCATGGCGGCTTTTATACCCAGGACGAGATACGTGATGTAATAAAATACGCGGCCGACAGGTATATCAATATCGTTCCTGAAATAGAGATGCCGGGCCATTCATTAGCGGCTATAGCGGCTTATCCTGAATTGAGCTGTAATCCATCCAAACCTTATAAAGTAGGCGAGGTATGGGGAGTAACCACTGATGTATATTGCCCAAGCGAATACACTTTTAACTTTTTGCAGGATGTGCTGACCGAGGTAATTGACCTTTTCCCAAGTAAATATATTCACATAGGCGGCGATGAGGTGCCTAAGGATGCCTGGAAAAAATCGGAGTTCTGTCAAAAGCTGATCAAACGCCTTAAACTGAAAGATGAACACGGTTTGCAAAGCTATTTCATACAGCGCATGGAGAAGTTTGTAAATTCTAAAGGGCGCAGTATTATAGGCTGGGACGAAATATTGGAAGGCGGCCTTGCGCCAAATGCAACCGTAATGAGCTGGCGCGGAGAAGCTGGCGGCATTGCAGCAGCACGGCAAAACCATAACGTAATTATGACCCCGGGCAGCGGCGGCCTTTATTTCGACCACGGACAGGGGCCTGCAAGCCGCGAACCTTTGAGTATAGGCGGTAACGAGCCCATTAGTAAGGTGTATAATTACAACCCGGTACCCGCGGTATTAAGCCCCGATCAGCAAAAGTACATTTTGGGCGTGCAGGCGAATTTGTGGACAGAATACATCCAAACCGAAGAGAAAGCAGAATATTTTTTGCTGCCAAGGTTATTCGCCTTGTCGGAAGTAGCGTGGACGCCATTGGCCAATAAGGACATTAATAACTTTAATTTAAGGCTACCAAAACACCTGGCCTGGTTAGATAGGAACGGATTTAATTACCGTTTAACACCAGCTATTGGCGCCATTGATACCATGAGTATAGGCAATAAATTGGATGTTAACTTAACCCCGCCGGTTGAAGGAGCTAAAATATATTACACACTGGATGGTTTTAAACCCGGGGAAACAACTTTGCTTTACGATCATCCATTTACCATTGACGTTCCCGAAGGGCATTACCGCGAACTGAAAACCGTTGTAATTACACCAGCAGGGCACCGTAGTTTAATATCGCATGCTATGGTGAGCAATATATCGCCATTGGCCCCTGTAACATTTGAGGGCACTACACCCGGCGTTAAATATAAAGTAGTAAGCGGTGTGTTTACCGATGCCTCGCAACTGGATGCTGCCCCGGTAATAGATTCGGGTGTAACAAAAAGCTTTAACACCATGCCTTTTAAAAAGAATAAAACCTATGGCGTAATATTTACAGGTTATATCCGTATTGATAATGACGGTAAATATATATTTGCCACAAGGCAGGAAGATGGTGCCAGTATATTGCTTGATGACCAGGTTGTGGTGCTGAACGATGCCAAACATAACCTGTATCACGACGGCGGCGAAGTGCTTTTACAAAAAGGCTGGCATAAATTTACGCTGAAATACTTTGATGGTGGTACTTCAACAACAAATACCCTGCGTGTGTATATGACCATACCGGGTAAACCTAAAGGCGAACTATCAGCGGAATCGATATATAACTAA